The Psychroflexus sp. ALD_RP9 region GTTTCACCAGCTGGAGCTACAGGATTTTGGCAAATTATGAAAACGACTGCTCGTGAGTATGGATTAGAAGTTAATGATAATGTAGATGAACGCTACCATATTGAATTGTCGACTCGTGTAGCTTGTGAATATTTAAAAAAAGCCAAAGAAAAGTTTGGATCATGGAGTTTAGCAGCAGCGTCTTATAATAGAGGAATGGCAGGTATACAAAATCAATTAGAGCGTCAAGAAACTTCTAATTATTATGATTTACTTTTAAATGAAGAAACTAGACGTTATGTGTTTAGAATAGTAGCTTTAAAGACCATATTATCTCAACCAAAAGCTTATGGCTTTCATTTTGAAGCTGATGATTTATATGAATTAAAAGCCTATAAAATTGTTGAAGTAGATACCGCAGTGACTAATTTTGCTGCCTTTGCACGTCAATTTAATTTGAGCTACAAGACTTTGAAAAATTATAATCCATGGTTACGAGATAAAAACCTAAATAATTCTTCTAGAAAGCTTTATCGAATTAAAATTCC contains the following coding sequences:
- a CDS encoding lytic transglycosylase domain-containing protein, with amino-acid sequence MQHQFISSTLKIVGVLTIVGLGFITVSAFIDNEVDAISTSKENKSFEEDYNVFALEAPENLNFAGERIPLEDPDIYERFDRELLVNTYWQSNALLLIKRANKYFPLIEPILKEEGVPDDFKYLAVAESGLTQVVSPAGATGFWQIMKTTAREYGLEVNDNVDERYHIELSTRVACEYLKKAKEKFGSWSLAAASYNRGMAGIQNQLERQETSNYYDLLLNEETRRYVFRIVALKTILSQPKAYGFHFEADDLYELKAYKIVEVDTAVTNFAAFARQFNLSYKTLKNYNPWLRDKNLNNSSRKLYRIKIPQMN